One region of Mycolicibacterium rhodesiae NBB3 genomic DNA includes:
- a CDS encoding sulfotransferase, whose product MFVLGAQRSGTSALTRVLSLCGCRLPAGLLGADTANPRGCWEPRKAIGINEEILYRNDSAWFDPSMRLLDADGFAAGRRAACIVKITSYLSTLSDAPVVVIKEPRITMLSDLWFEAAHRAGFDAVAVIAVRDPREVISSATASWGFSRELSSALWLKYNLLAERLTRGAPRVFIDYRNLLEDWRREVKRTSVALDIDLDGGDEEAVEEFLSPSLRRHRRSGPVTERFIADWIPAVYEELFAAARGESLDVSTLDRVFGSYRADETELLAALDEFRQHVASVRYKLARPAIAKTLIELQAMFHRRKGTWA is encoded by the coding sequence GTGTTCGTGTTGGGTGCACAGCGGTCGGGTACATCCGCCCTAACGCGGGTCCTTTCGTTGTGCGGTTGCAGGCTACCTGCGGGGTTGTTAGGCGCCGATACGGCGAATCCGCGGGGATGTTGGGAACCGCGTAAAGCCATCGGTATCAACGAGGAAATCCTGTATCGCAACGACAGCGCATGGTTCGACCCCTCGATGAGGTTGCTGGACGCCGATGGTTTCGCCGCCGGGCGCAGGGCCGCCTGCATCGTCAAGATCACGTCGTACCTGTCCACGCTGTCCGACGCGCCCGTGGTGGTTATCAAGGAGCCCCGGATCACGATGCTGTCCGACCTGTGGTTCGAGGCGGCGCATCGGGCGGGGTTCGACGCCGTCGCGGTGATTGCGGTCCGCGACCCGCGGGAGGTCATCTCGTCGGCGACAGCGTCCTGGGGATTCTCCCGGGAACTATCAAGCGCGCTGTGGCTGAAGTACAACCTGTTGGCGGAGCGGCTGACACGCGGCGCGCCGCGCGTGTTCATCGACTATCGCAACCTGCTCGAGGACTGGCGTAGGGAAGTGAAACGAACCTCCGTGGCGCTCGACATCGATCTCGACGGCGGGGACGAAGAGGCCGTTGAGGAGTTCCTGAGCCCGAGTCTCCGGCGACATCGACGCAGCGGTCCGGTGACCGAGCGCTTCATCGCAGACTGGATTCCCGCCGTCTACGAAGAGTTGTTCGCCGCCGCGCGCGGCGAATCGCTCGACGTCTCGACGCTGGATCGCGTCTTCGGCTCGTATAGGGCAGACGAAACCGAGCTTCTCGCTGCGCTCGATGAGTTCAGGCAGCACGTCGCCAGTGTCCGCTACAAGCTGGCCCGGCCGGCCATCGCGAAGACCTTGATCGAACTGCAGGCGATGTTTCACCGTCGTAAAGGGACCTGGGCCTAG
- the rfbB gene encoding dTDP-glucose 4,6-dehydratase — translation MRLLVTGGAGFIGANFVHDAVCEHDVTVLDALTYAGSRESLAPVENKIRLVEGDITDAELVGKLIAETDAVVHFAAETHVDNSLSGPEPFLNANVIGTFTILEAVRAHNVRLHHISTDEVYGDLELNSPQRFTESTPYNPSSPYSSTKAAADMLVRAWVRSYGVRATISNCSNNYGPYQHVEKFIPRQITNVLTGRRPKLYGAGANVRDWIHVSDHNSAVRRILADGQIGRTYLIGAGGERDNLTVMRTILRLMDRDPEDFDHVTDRVGHDLRYAIDATMLRDELGWSPTHTDFEDGLRATIDWYRANESWWAPLKDAVEAGYAGRNQ, via the coding sequence ATGCGGTTGTTGGTCACTGGCGGCGCGGGGTTCATCGGCGCCAACTTCGTCCACGACGCTGTCTGTGAACATGACGTGACGGTGCTCGACGCGCTCACCTACGCGGGCAGTCGTGAATCGTTGGCTCCGGTCGAGAACAAGATTCGGCTGGTCGAGGGCGACATCACCGACGCCGAGTTGGTCGGCAAACTGATCGCAGAGACCGACGCGGTTGTCCACTTCGCCGCGGAAACACATGTTGACAACTCGCTGTCCGGTCCGGAGCCCTTCCTGAATGCCAACGTCATCGGCACATTCACCATCCTGGAAGCGGTCCGCGCGCACAACGTCCGACTGCACCACATCTCCACCGACGAGGTGTACGGAGACCTAGAACTCAACAGCCCCCAGCGCTTCACCGAGTCGACTCCCTACAACCCGTCGAGCCCGTACTCGTCGACGAAGGCTGCCGCCGACATGCTGGTGCGCGCCTGGGTGCGTTCCTACGGAGTACGCGCAACGATCTCGAACTGCTCCAACAACTACGGGCCATACCAACACGTCGAGAAATTCATTCCACGCCAGATCACCAACGTGCTGACCGGTCGGCGACCCAAGCTCTATGGGGCCGGCGCCAACGTGCGTGACTGGATCCACGTGAGCGACCACAACAGCGCGGTGCGGCGCATCCTCGCCGACGGGCAGATCGGCCGCACCTATCTGATCGGAGCGGGCGGGGAACGGGACAATCTCACTGTCATGCGCACTATCCTGCGATTGATGGATCGCGATCCGGAGGACTTCGATCACGTCACCGACCGCGTCGGCCACGATCTTCGGTACGCGATCGACGCGACGATGCTCCGTGATGAATTGGGCTGGAGCCCCACGCACACCGACTTCGAGGACGGGTTGCGCGCCACCATCGACTGGTACCGCGCAAACGAATCATGGTGGGCGCCACTGAAAGACGCGGTCGAAGCCGGATATGCGGGGCGTAACCAATGA
- a CDS encoding LLM class F420-dependent oxidoreductase — protein sequence MTTPDLGPFGVFGHYSMWRQLSPQQLKDIEALGYGAIWAGGSPPAELDWVDPILAATESMQLATGIVNIWTAAAGPVSESFHRIETAYPGRFLLGIGVGHPEAHQEYKKPYDALGEYLDKLDEYGVPTDRRVVAALGPQVLKLSARRSAGAHPYLTTPEHTAQAREIVGPHAFIAPEHKAVLTTDADKARAVGRKALEVYLNLANYLNNWKRLGFTDEDVAKPGSDRLVDAVVAYGTVDAIAARLREHLAAGANHVPIQVLTGTDKLVPALTELAGPLGLQ from the coding sequence ATGACGACCCCTGATCTCGGCCCGTTCGGCGTATTCGGTCACTATTCGATGTGGCGGCAGCTCTCACCTCAGCAACTCAAGGACATCGAGGCTCTCGGGTACGGCGCGATCTGGGCCGGTGGCTCACCGCCTGCCGAGCTCGACTGGGTCGACCCCATTCTCGCGGCCACGGAGTCAATGCAGCTCGCGACCGGCATCGTCAACATCTGGACCGCCGCCGCAGGTCCGGTCTCCGAATCGTTCCATCGCATCGAGACGGCGTATCCCGGCCGCTTTCTGCTGGGCATCGGGGTCGGTCATCCCGAGGCGCATCAGGAGTACAAGAAGCCGTACGACGCGCTGGGCGAGTATCTCGACAAGCTCGACGAGTACGGCGTTCCGACGGATCGCCGGGTGGTGGCCGCGCTCGGCCCTCAGGTGCTGAAGCTGTCGGCCCGCCGCAGCGCCGGGGCGCATCCCTACCTGACGACGCCCGAACACACCGCCCAGGCGCGCGAGATCGTGGGGCCGCACGCCTTCATCGCACCAGAGCACAAGGCTGTGTTGACCACGGACGCCGACAAGGCCCGGGCCGTCGGCCGCAAGGCGCTGGAGGTGTACCTCAACCTCGCCAACTATCTGAACAACTGGAAGCGGCTGGGTTTCACCGATGAGGATGTCGCCAAGCCGGGAAGCGACCGCCTCGTCGACGCCGTCGTCGCCTATGGCACTGTCGACGCCATCGCAGCGCGGTTGCGCGAGCACCTTGCCGCGGGCGCCAATCATGTTCCGATTCAGGTCCTGACGGGTACTGACAAGCTCGTGCCCGCCCTCACCGAACTGGCGGGCCCGCTCGGACTCCAGTGA
- a CDS encoding response regulator: MATGSPPVRLVLVDDHEMVIEGLKAMLAAFRERVEVVGQAIGAERALSVVAELDPDIVLSDVRMHGSSGLDLCMELRERDPERKVVMLSVYDDEQYLFQALRVGASGYLLKSISSDELVRQLEYVHRGETAIDPSMAARAVDTAARMQRDEFWPGARHGLTQRESEILSYVVNGLSNRAIASKLVIGEETVKTHLSSIYRKLGVSDRTGAVATALREGIYQ; encoded by the coding sequence ATGGCAACCGGCAGCCCTCCGGTGCGTCTTGTGCTCGTCGACGACCACGAAATGGTCATCGAGGGGCTCAAGGCGATGCTCGCCGCGTTTCGAGAGCGCGTCGAGGTCGTCGGGCAGGCCATCGGCGCTGAGCGAGCGCTCAGTGTGGTTGCCGAGCTCGACCCCGACATTGTGCTGTCTGATGTGCGCATGCACGGTTCGAGCGGGCTCGACCTGTGTATGGAACTGCGCGAACGCGACCCCGAGCGCAAGGTCGTGATGCTGTCGGTCTACGACGACGAGCAATACCTGTTCCAGGCGCTGCGGGTCGGGGCGTCCGGATACCTGCTGAAAAGCATCAGCAGCGACGAGCTGGTCCGCCAGCTCGAGTACGTACACCGCGGGGAGACGGCGATCGATCCGAGCATGGCGGCCAGGGCGGTGGACACCGCGGCGCGGATGCAGCGCGACGAGTTCTGGCCGGGCGCGCGGCACGGGTTGACGCAACGCGAGAGCGAGATCCTGTCCTATGTCGTCAACGGTCTGTCCAACCGCGCTATCGCCTCCAAGCTGGTGATCGGTGAGGAGACGGTGAAGACGCACCTGAGCTCCATCTATCGCAAGCTCGGAGTCAGCGACCGCACCGGTGCGGTGGCCACGGCGCTACGTGAGGGCATCTACCAATGA
- a CDS encoding CoA-acylating methylmalonate-semialdehyde dehydrogenase, translating into MTTQISHFIDGKRTSGQSKRTADVMNPSTGEVQAQVPMASRADVDAAVAGAAEAQKGWAAWNPQRRARVMMKFVELVNQNVEELAELLSLEHGKTVADSKGDIQRGIEVIEFAIGIPHLIKGEYTEGAGSGIDVYSLRQPLGVVAGITPFNFPAMIPLWKAGPALACGNAFILKPSERDPSVPVRLAELFLEAGLPPGVFQVVHGDKEAVDAILEHPVIQAVGFVGSSDIAQYIYAGAAANGKRAQCFGGAKNHMIVMPDADMDNVVDALIGAGYGSAGERCMAISVAVPVGEQTADRLRARLIERVNGLRVGHSLDPKADYGPLVTEAALARVKDYIQQGVDAGAEAVVDGRERASDDLQFGDASLEGGYFIGPTLFDHVTPDMSIYTDEIFGPVLCIVRANDYEEALALPSEHEYGNGVAIFTRDGDTARDFVSRVQVGMVGVNVPIPVPVSYHTFGGWKRSGFGDLNQHGPSSIIFYTKTKTVTQRWPAGSHGAEFVIPTMK; encoded by the coding sequence ATGACCACACAGATTTCCCACTTCATCGACGGCAAGCGCACCTCCGGCCAGTCGAAGCGCACGGCCGACGTGATGAATCCAAGCACCGGCGAGGTCCAGGCCCAGGTGCCGATGGCCTCACGGGCGGACGTCGACGCGGCCGTCGCCGGAGCCGCGGAGGCACAGAAGGGTTGGGCCGCGTGGAACCCCCAGCGCCGGGCCCGCGTGATGATGAAGTTCGTCGAGCTGGTCAATCAGAACGTCGAGGAACTCGCCGAACTGCTCTCCCTCGAACACGGCAAGACCGTCGCCGACTCCAAGGGCGACATCCAGCGCGGCATCGAGGTCATCGAGTTCGCGATCGGCATCCCGCACCTGATCAAGGGTGAGTACACCGAGGGCGCGGGCTCCGGCATCGACGTCTACTCGCTGCGCCAGCCCCTCGGCGTCGTCGCAGGTATCACCCCGTTCAACTTCCCCGCGATGATCCCGTTGTGGAAGGCCGGCCCGGCGCTCGCATGCGGTAACGCCTTCATCCTCAAGCCCAGCGAGCGCGACCCGTCGGTGCCTGTTCGGCTCGCGGAGCTGTTCCTCGAGGCCGGCCTGCCGCCGGGCGTCTTCCAGGTGGTCCACGGCGACAAGGAAGCCGTCGACGCCATCCTCGAGCATCCGGTCATCCAGGCCGTCGGCTTCGTCGGCAGCTCCGACATCGCGCAGTACATCTACGCAGGCGCCGCCGCCAACGGCAAGCGTGCGCAGTGTTTCGGCGGCGCGAAGAACCACATGATCGTGATGCCCGATGCCGACATGGACAACGTTGTCGACGCGTTGATCGGCGCGGGTTACGGCAGCGCCGGCGAGCGTTGCATGGCGATCAGTGTCGCTGTGCCCGTCGGTGAGCAGACCGCAGACCGGTTGCGCGCCAGGCTGATCGAACGCGTTAACGGCTTGCGCGTCGGTCACAGCCTCGACCCCAAGGCCGATTACGGTCCGCTGGTCACCGAGGCCGCGCTGGCCCGGGTCAAGGACTACATCCAGCAGGGTGTGGATGCAGGAGCCGAGGCCGTGGTCGATGGCCGCGAACGCGCGAGCGACGACCTGCAGTTCGGCGATGCCAGTCTCGAGGGCGGATACTTCATCGGGCCCACACTGTTCGACCACGTCACCCCTGACATGTCGATCTACACCGACGAGATCTTCGGCCCGGTGCTCTGCATCGTGCGGGCGAACGACTACGAGGAGGCCCTCGCGCTGCCGTCCGAGCACGAATACGGCAACGGCGTGGCGATTTTCACCCGGGACGGCGACACCGCCCGCGACTTCGTATCCCGTGTGCAGGTCGGCATGGTCGGCGTGAACGTGCCGATCCCCGTGCCGGTGTCCTACCACACCTTCGGCGGCTGGAAGCGATCTGGATTCGGTGACCTCAACCAGCACGGCCCGTCGTCGATCATCTTCTACACCAAGACCAAGACGGTGACGCAGCGTTGGCCCGCGGGCAGCCACGGCGCAGAGTTCGTCATTCCCACCATGAAGTAG
- a CDS encoding acyl-CoA dehydrogenase family protein yields MDTFGLDDDERVIAETAAAFAEKRLAPKALEWDRSHHFPVDELREAAELGMAAIYCSEDVGGSGLRRIDAVRIFEQLSAADPTVAAFLSIHNMCAWMVDTFGTHEQRKSWIPRLASMEAIASYCLTEPGAGSDASALSTKAVRQGDHYVLDGVKQFISGAGSSDVYIVMARTGGEGPRGISTFIVENGTPGLSFGADEEKLGWHAQPTAQVIFEGVRVPADAMLGGADGEGTGFSIAMNGLNGGRINIAACSLGGAQAAHDKATRYVADRQAFGGALIDEPTIRFKLADMATALETSRALLWRAATALDNDHPNKVELCAMAKRYVTDACFEVADQSLQLHGGYGYLNEYGIEKIVRDLRVHRILEGTNEIMRVVIGRAEAARIRAS; encoded by the coding sequence ATGGACACCTTCGGGCTGGACGACGACGAGCGCGTGATCGCCGAGACGGCGGCCGCGTTCGCCGAGAAGCGCCTCGCACCAAAGGCGTTGGAATGGGATCGCTCACATCACTTTCCGGTCGACGAACTGCGTGAAGCGGCCGAGCTGGGTATGGCGGCCATCTACTGCAGCGAGGATGTCGGTGGAAGCGGCTTGCGCCGCATCGATGCGGTTCGCATCTTCGAGCAGCTGTCCGCCGCCGATCCAACGGTCGCGGCATTCCTCTCGATTCACAACATGTGCGCGTGGATGGTGGACACGTTCGGAACTCACGAACAACGAAAGTCGTGGATTCCGAGGCTGGCGTCGATGGAGGCGATCGCCAGCTACTGCCTGACCGAACCGGGCGCAGGGTCTGATGCCAGTGCGCTGAGTACCAAGGCGGTGCGCCAGGGCGATCACTACGTTCTCGACGGCGTGAAGCAGTTCATCTCAGGCGCTGGCTCCTCCGACGTGTACATCGTCATGGCCCGCACCGGGGGTGAAGGACCACGGGGTATCTCGACATTCATCGTCGAAAACGGCACGCCAGGACTGAGTTTCGGTGCCGACGAGGAAAAGTTGGGATGGCACGCGCAGCCCACCGCCCAGGTCATCTTCGAGGGTGTGCGGGTGCCTGCCGACGCGATGCTCGGCGGCGCCGACGGTGAGGGCACCGGGTTCTCCATCGCGATGAACGGACTCAACGGGGGCCGGATCAACATCGCCGCGTGCTCGCTCGGTGGCGCGCAGGCCGCCCACGACAAGGCCACCCGCTACGTGGCTGATCGCCAGGCGTTCGGAGGCGCGTTGATCGACGAGCCGACGATCCGGTTCAAGCTCGCCGATATGGCCACTGCGCTGGAGACATCGCGGGCGCTGTTGTGGCGCGCGGCAACTGCGCTCGACAACGACCATCCGAACAAGGTCGAACTGTGCGCGATGGCCAAACGGTACGTCACCGACGCGTGCTTCGAGGTGGCCGATCAGTCCCTGCAGCTGCACGGCGGCTACGGGTATCTCAACGAGTACGGGATCGAGAAGATCGTGCGCGATCTGCGGGTGCACCGAATCCTCGAGGGAACAAACGAAATCATGCGCGTGGTCATCGGCCGGGCCGAAGCAGCCCGCATTCGCGCGTCTTAA
- a CDS encoding HAD family hydrolase, translated as MPTTHEKTWRAGRFWWDSASPAGIASPLRAVIFDLDALTDIESDGHRVAYNAAFAAHGLDFQWSTTRYRQLLALTDERQRVAAELRKRGVATESDVLTKLLADEIFTTKTMLFDELIAERDLAARPGLADFVMDTFAAGVQVAVVTSGQRSWADPLVRQLVGEGIVETVVTAEDVAKTMPNPEAHRLALCELGITAENAIAVSGSACGLRAANKAGLATIVVTGEGVPDIPAAVTVREDFDGNAPLRIADCQRMHGRWWATHKRSAA; from the coding sequence ATGCCGACAACGCATGAGAAGACGTGGCGCGCCGGTCGCTTCTGGTGGGACTCCGCATCGCCGGCAGGTATCGCCAGCCCGCTTCGCGCGGTCATCTTCGACCTCGATGCCTTGACCGACATCGAATCCGACGGTCACCGGGTCGCGTACAACGCGGCTTTCGCCGCCCACGGTCTCGACTTCCAGTGGTCGACGACGCGCTACCGGCAGCTGCTGGCCCTCACCGATGAACGTCAGCGGGTCGCGGCGGAGTTGCGCAAACGAGGGGTTGCAACTGAGTCCGACGTGCTGACCAAGCTGCTCGCCGACGAGATCTTCACGACCAAGACGATGCTGTTCGACGAGCTGATCGCAGAGCGCGACCTCGCGGCACGCCCCGGGCTCGCCGACTTCGTCATGGACACGTTCGCGGCGGGTGTTCAGGTGGCCGTGGTGACCAGCGGGCAGCGCAGCTGGGCGGATCCGCTGGTGCGTCAGTTGGTGGGGGAGGGCATCGTCGAGACGGTGGTCACCGCCGAGGACGTCGCAAAGACAATGCCGAATCCGGAAGCCCATCGCCTCGCACTCTGCGAGCTCGGCATCACCGCCGAGAATGCGATCGCGGTCAGCGGTTCGGCCTGCGGCCTGCGAGCCGCGAACAAGGCCGGGCTGGCGACCATCGTCGTCACCGGCGAAGGTGTGCCCGATATCCCGGCCGCCGTAACCGTGCGCGAAGACTTCGATGGCAACGCCCCGCTGCGCATCGCCGATTGCCAACGCATGCACGGTCGTTGGTGGGCGACGCACAAGCGGTCCGCCGCGTAG
- a CDS encoding LLM class F420-dependent oxidoreductase has protein sequence MTELKPDLGRYGVWTFGTPTPEQAAAIEKLGYGAVWIGGSPAGDLDYVEPLLDATESLQVATGIVNVWTAPAEQVAEAYHRIEDKYPGRFLLGIGIGHPEHTEEYRKPYDVLVEYLDVLDGKKVPTSRRVIAALGPKVLKLAAQRSAGAHPYLTTPQHTGEARNILGPTVFLAPEHKVVLARDAEASRKIGRETVDFYLNLSNYLNNWKRLGFTDEDIAKPGSDRLIDAVVAHGTPDDIAKALNEHREAGADHVAIQVLGGWDNLLPTLEELAGPLGLKG, from the coding sequence ATGACTGAGCTCAAACCCGATCTGGGCCGCTACGGCGTGTGGACGTTCGGCACACCCACGCCGGAACAGGCCGCCGCGATCGAGAAGCTGGGCTACGGCGCGGTGTGGATCGGCGGGTCACCGGCGGGCGATCTCGACTACGTGGAACCGCTGCTGGACGCGACCGAGTCGCTTCAGGTGGCCACTGGCATCGTCAACGTCTGGACCGCGCCGGCCGAGCAGGTCGCCGAGGCGTACCACCGCATCGAGGACAAATACCCCGGACGCTTTCTGCTCGGCATCGGGATAGGACACCCCGAGCACACCGAGGAATACCGCAAGCCCTACGACGTGCTCGTCGAGTATCTCGATGTCCTCGACGGCAAGAAGGTGCCGACGAGCCGTCGGGTCATCGCAGCGCTCGGACCGAAGGTGCTCAAACTCGCAGCGCAGCGCAGCGCGGGCGCGCACCCCTATCTGACCACGCCGCAGCACACCGGTGAGGCTCGAAACATACTGGGGCCGACGGTGTTTCTGGCGCCTGAGCACAAGGTCGTGCTGGCCCGCGACGCGGAAGCGTCCCGCAAGATCGGCCGGGAGACGGTCGATTTCTACCTCAACCTGTCGAACTACCTGAACAATTGGAAGCGGCTGGGATTTACCGACGAAGACATCGCCAAGCCCGGCAGCGATCGCCTGATCGACGCCGTCGTCGCGCACGGCACGCCCGATGACATCGCCAAGGCGCTCAACGAGCACCGCGAGGCCGGGGCCGATCACGTGGCGATACAGGTACTGGGCGGTTGGGACAACCTTCTGCCCACGCTGGAAGAGCTGGCAGGCCCGCTCGGCCTGAAGGGCTAG
- the mmsB gene encoding 3-hydroxyisobutyrate dehydrogenase, with product MSTIAFLGLGHMGGPMAANLVAAGHTVRCFDPVAALSDSAAEKGAQVFDSGAEAVAEAEVVITSLPNGGIVKACYAEVLSAAPKGTLFIDTSTISVDDAREIHAQAAEHGHPQLDAPVSGGVKGAVAGTLAFMVGGEAEAVERARPILEPLAGKIIHCGDSGTGQAAKLCNNMVLAVQQIAAGEAFVLAEKLGLSAQSLFDVITGATGNCWAIHTNCPVPGPVPTSPANNDFKPGFATALMNKDIGLAMDAVKSTGSTAPLGTHAAEIYAKFNESNADKDFSAVIELIRKG from the coding sequence ATGTCGACGATCGCGTTCTTGGGGTTGGGCCACATGGGCGGTCCGATGGCGGCGAACCTCGTCGCCGCGGGGCACACCGTGCGATGCTTCGATCCTGTCGCCGCGCTATCCGACAGCGCCGCCGAGAAGGGTGCGCAGGTCTTCGACAGCGGCGCGGAGGCGGTCGCCGAAGCCGAGGTCGTCATCACCTCGCTGCCCAACGGCGGCATCGTCAAGGCGTGCTACGCCGAGGTGCTGTCGGCCGCGCCAAAGGGGACGCTGTTCATCGACACATCCACCATTTCGGTTGACGACGCCCGTGAAATCCACGCCCAAGCGGCTGAACACGGACACCCGCAGCTCGACGCTCCGGTCTCCGGCGGCGTCAAGGGTGCAGTCGCGGGCACGCTTGCGTTCATGGTCGGCGGCGAAGCCGAGGCGGTCGAACGCGCCCGACCGATCCTGGAACCGTTGGCGGGCAAGATCATCCACTGCGGCGATTCCGGCACCGGGCAGGCCGCCAAACTGTGCAACAACATGGTGCTGGCCGTGCAGCAGATCGCCGCGGGCGAAGCCTTCGTGCTTGCCGAGAAGCTGGGGCTGTCCGCCCAGTCGCTGTTCGACGTGATCACCGGCGCGACCGGCAACTGCTGGGCAATCCACACGAACTGCCCTGTGCCGGGACCGGTTCCGACCTCACCGGCCAACAACGATTTCAAGCCGGGCTTCGCGACCGCGCTGATGAACAAGGACATCGGCCTGGCGATGGACGCGGTCAAGTCGACGGGTTCGACAGCGCCGCTGGGCACTCATGCCGCCGAGATCTACGCGAAGTTCAACGAGTCCAACGCGGACAAGGACTTCAGCGCCGTCATCGAGTTGATCCGTAAGGGCTAG
- a CDS encoding EstA family serine hydrolase translates to MAARTSVSPERVCGDVDEGYGKVADAFRHNLASGEEVGAAVAVYRDGRKVVDLWGGYRNGDTRAPWTKDTVVNAFSTTKGPAALAVALAVSRGLLDYDARVADYWPEFAHGGKEAVTVRRLLAHQAGLPVIKPLLTLGDIAAPERLSERLAAQVPAWEPGTRHGYHGVTLGWYASELIRHVDPQRRTLGRYFAEEIAEPLELDFHIGLPESVDRDRVAHLHVPTQIATLLHLHVIPPRLAAAWFIPTTLTARAGVAFEGATGLSTFNREEVRVVEIPAANGTGTAESVARLYGDAAIGGAGIGLTPEVFEALTAPAVRPTKGLRDKVLHVDTLFSLGFGRPIAELRTKYVIGSSDQAFGAPGAGGSVGFADPDTGVGFAYLMNKLGFHFISDPRAVRLRQALFRDVLGARPQS, encoded by the coding sequence ATGGCTGCGAGGACAAGCGTGTCGCCCGAGCGCGTGTGCGGCGACGTCGATGAGGGCTATGGAAAGGTCGCCGACGCATTTCGGCACAACCTGGCCAGCGGCGAGGAAGTCGGGGCCGCGGTCGCGGTCTACCGCGACGGCCGCAAAGTCGTTGATCTCTGGGGTGGCTATCGCAATGGGGATACCCGGGCACCGTGGACGAAGGACACAGTCGTCAACGCGTTCTCGACGACGAAAGGTCCCGCCGCCCTCGCGGTCGCGCTCGCCGTCTCCCGCGGATTGCTCGACTACGACGCACGGGTCGCCGACTATTGGCCCGAGTTCGCGCACGGCGGCAAGGAGGCGGTCACCGTGCGGCGGCTCTTGGCTCACCAGGCCGGGTTGCCGGTCATCAAGCCGCTGCTCACCCTTGGCGATATCGCGGCGCCGGAGCGGCTTTCGGAGCGGCTGGCCGCGCAGGTGCCGGCCTGGGAGCCGGGTACCCGGCACGGTTATCACGGCGTCACCCTGGGGTGGTACGCGTCCGAGCTCATTCGTCATGTGGATCCTCAGCGGCGCACACTCGGCCGGTATTTCGCCGAAGAGATCGCAGAGCCGCTCGAGCTGGACTTTCACATCGGTCTTCCGGAGTCCGTCGACCGTGACCGCGTGGCGCATCTGCACGTGCCGACCCAGATCGCCACGCTCTTACACCTGCATGTGATACCGCCACGGCTGGCCGCTGCGTGGTTCATCCCGACGACGCTGACAGCACGCGCCGGTGTCGCCTTCGAAGGGGCCACCGGCCTTTCGACGTTCAACAGGGAAGAAGTGCGTGTCGTCGAGATACCCGCCGCGAATGGAACGGGCACCGCGGAATCGGTGGCCAGGCTCTACGGCGATGCGGCTATCGGGGGGGCCGGAATCGGTTTGACGCCGGAGGTATTCGAGGCGCTTACGGCACCGGCCGTGCGCCCGACCAAAGGACTGCGCGACAAGGTGTTACATGTCGACACGTTGTTCTCCCTCGGCTTCGGCAGGCCGATCGCGGAACTGCGTACCAAGTATGTGATCGGCTCGTCGGACCAGGCGTTCGGGGCGCCGGGGGCAGGCGGGTCGGTCGGCTTCGCCGATCCGGACACCGGCGTCGGGTTCGCGTATCTGATGAACAAGCTGGGGTTCCATTTCATCAGCGATCCGCGGGCAGTCCGCCTGCGGCAGGCGCTGTTCCGCGATGTGCTCGGAGCGAGGCCGCAATCGTGA
- the rfbC gene encoding dTDP-4-dehydrorhamnose 3,5-epimerase, with product MTVRELSVPGAWEITPKVHADSRGAFYEWFTDREFTAFAGHSFDLKQANCSISAAGSLRGLHFSQLPPSQAKYVGCPRGKVLDVVVDIRVGSPTYGRWDSVVLDDRDRRSIYISEGLGHAFFALEDDSTVMYLCSAPYSPDREHTINALDPAIGIVWPEIEGGPILSERDRAAPTLAEVEAAGLLPTWDETQAFVEELRRR from the coding sequence ATGACAGTCCGTGAGCTCAGTGTCCCGGGCGCGTGGGAGATCACGCCGAAGGTGCACGCGGATTCGCGCGGTGCATTCTACGAATGGTTCACGGACCGTGAGTTCACCGCATTCGCCGGGCACAGTTTCGATCTGAAGCAGGCCAACTGTTCGATCTCTGCAGCCGGCTCGCTGCGTGGATTGCACTTCTCCCAGCTGCCGCCGAGCCAGGCCAAGTACGTCGGATGCCCGCGCGGCAAGGTGCTCGACGTCGTCGTCGACATCCGCGTCGGATCACCGACATACGGGCGGTGGGACTCGGTCGTCCTCGATGACCGCGACCGCCGGTCGATCTACATCTCCGAGGGCCTCGGGCATGCGTTCTTCGCACTGGAAGACGACTCCACGGTCATGTACCTGTGCTCGGCGCCCTACAGCCCCGATCGCGAACACACCATCAACGCGCTCGACCCGGCAATCGGCATCGTCTGGCCGGAGATCGAAGGTGGACCGATTCTGTCAGAGCGGGACCGCGCGGCACCGACCTTGGCGGAGGTCGAGGCCGCCGGGTTGCTGCCGACATGGGACGAGACGCAGGCGTTCGTCGAGGAGTTGCGGCGCCGCTGA